The following is a genomic window from Prunus persica cultivar Lovell chromosome G7, Prunus_persica_NCBIv2, whole genome shotgun sequence.
TCAAACCATTTGCCAGGGAGTTCTCGGACCTTCCCGCCAAATTTGGTAACTTTCCATCTTTAGCCATTTGCTTGCTCAGAAAATGTAGGAAAAGTAAtctgattttcctttttttctttcttgggttGAAGTCAGCTTTAGATTTTATAATACAAATTTCTACTTTTTCGGTTGTTTTATTAAATACTTTTGCTAAGCATTGAGATCTGAAcacattattcttttttttctctctttctattTTTGCTCTTGATTTTTCGTTTAATAGCTATTGCTGTCAATAGCTCTGGTATATGTGGAGCTTTGCTTATATCAGACCCTTTGGACGCCTGCTCATCTCTACGCAATGGACTTCGACCAAACGAAACTGATAAAACAAGGTTTGCTTTGATAGTTAGAGGTGAATGTGCTTTCAAGGATAAAGTCCAAAATGCTCAAAATGCCGGATTTCGTGGTGCTATTGTTTATGACGATAGAGATAAAGGCAAATTGGTCTACAGTGAGTCGCCATGTCCCTTCAAATTTTTGTCACGtgctttcaaattttttgtattgGAATCCGTATATCATTTCGTACATGTTACCCTTTGCCTTCTATGAAATGTGGATAAATGTTTAACTGTTACAAATTTATAATGATTGTTGTCCTCTATTTGCAGTGATGATAGAGAGTGCAAATGTTACAATTCATGCTGTATTTGTTTCGAAAGCATCGGGTGAAGTGTTAAAGGAGCATGCTCTAGGGGAAGAAGGGGAATGCTGCATCTtcccatttcaaaatgaaacagCTTGGACGGTTCTAGCTATATCTTTTATCTCATTTCTTGTCATATTGGGTATACTTATAATAGCCATCTTTGGTCCGAGACACTGGCTCTATTCTCAAGGAAGAAACCAGCTTCCTAAAAGTGTGGATACCAAGATTGTGGAAGCTCTACCTTGCTTCACATTTAGTTCCACTGGTTTGGGTGAATGCCACAGTGAAGAAACTTGTGCCATCTGCCTTGAGAATTACAAAGATGAGGAAATTCTTAAAGTTCTTCCCTGCCAACATGGTAAGTTTTGAGATGTTAATGTTGATATCCCTGGAATTTTTCATCATTGTTGTAGTATCAGTCTCATCAAGCCGCAAAGCTGTTGACAGTGTGGTGTATGTTTGCGTCTGCATATTAGGAAAGTCCCATAAGATAACAGCTTACCTTGATGTGTCATGATATCTCAGAAGACTTCCACCTGTTCATAAATTACATTGTAGAAGAACTTGAGGTATTATAATATGCTTTTGCACATTGTGGACATGTGCAACTGTAATTCTCGTGACAAATATTACAGTATTGCGTTGCGTCCAATCTAAGAAGAAAGAACTCAAAGAAGCAGCTATTCTATTTCTCCCCATGTCCAATTAAAAGTACAGATAACTAGAAGTATTATCTTAATGGTTTGATTGTTCAAATGTTGTCAAATTCTAATGTTGGTTATAGGGTTAGGGACATGCCTATCATCATAGTAGGTAATTGACTTTGACCTTACTCAAAGGGTGGATCGTAGTTGGCATTTACTTCCTCACCTTCTCAATCAAAATTTGTATATTTCTGTTAATAAACCTGGGAACTACGTGCAGAATTTCATTCAAGCTGTGTGGATTCATGGCTGACAAAATGGGGGACATTCTGCCCCGTGTGCAAGCATGATATGAGAACCAAAATTGTGAATCCCGAGGTAAGAGAATTTGGTCCATCCTTACTATCTAGTGTTTGATGGCTGAATCTTCTTTAGTTTCTTGAATAGTTCAGGCTGCGGAGTTTCTATTATTATTGAAATTGCAGTCCTTAGTTTGATATTTGGCTAATTTAGTAGTAATTTTCTTTGGTGAGGAAAGACATCCTGGTCTATGGGTTTGAGGATAAGTTATTAACCTATGTATGGTTTTTATTGGCCAATACCTGATGTGGTTTATTTACTGAagtttggttattttcttcttgcagATCAAAAGAAGGACCTGGTTGTACAGTTAGTGAATGGAAAATATGACCTGTCAAGGTATGGAGATTAATTGTCTTGAATTTTGAATGTAGTTTTCCCTCAAAAGTGAAATCATTTTACAAATCTATATcattttaaagtataaaagtGAAAGAAATTATTTGGATTTTCAAATACTTGCTAGTCTGAATCCTCCCCAAGGTTGTTCTGTCTTTAACAGCATTGTTACATCCAACCTTGTTTTATCCTTGTCAGGGTTCCCTCCCATTTATTGTGGATGTCTATATGAACTCCACTCGAATGTGTTTCATTGCATGGATTGAAGAGACGTCTAGATGATATTTGTCTGCATTTTTATGAACGTATCAATAAAGTTTGCTGTTCAAAATTTCCGTGAAAACTTGTCCAATGCAACACGAATGTAAAGGTCATCGGTGCTCTATCCTATGCAAAATCCTTGATGTGATCTACAAGCTGGCCAACGGGGACAAAGTTTTGTGCCCCTGTATATTGTCTGAAGCTCGAGTGTAGTTTTGCCCCAGCCACTGCCAAAGCAGCAAGGGAACCCATTGCTAACAGCACAGCTCTTGAATGGTTTGCACACTAGGATTTGCACtgttgtatattttaggtCTAAATGTATCTAGTATGTTAGTCGGCTTCGATTCAATACAAGCATGTGGTCCAAGAGTTTGGTTACGACAATAATTTCGACATATGAGCAATTTGCCCTATCAAGAGATGCGTTAGTAGATTTGGTTGTGGCTTCCACAAAGGCCAAATCCATTGTTAAAGTGCTGCaaataaagtgaaaaatagACTATTGGTCGGACCATTGGTTGTGGCTTTCACATATTAAATCCATTGTTATTCTAGACTAAATAAATTCTAAGATTAATGATCCTGAATCCATCCACATTGCTCTGGCTATATAATATCTAGCATCACTAATTTAATTAGCATTGTCCTCGTTCAAATGAGTGTGTTCCCTACTTGATTCGCTCCAAAGCTCTCTTCATCTATCATATAAAGATGATGCGAATTGTGTAAAATTTCATTAGATCCCCAATAATGTCACTTCATATCTGTATATGTCACTTCAATTTTGTATCTCAGTTATATCATGCGAATTGTGTGGTGGCAAATTGCAAAATTGGAATCAGAATAAATCAAAATTGGAATGAGAATAAATCTTCACAATCACAAGTCTCTAAGTAAAACAGCAGGTAAAAAAATTCCATGATATAACTGAGATACAAAATTGCCACCACACACTTCACAGTCTACGAATAAATGGATGCTAAAAAAGTATTcgattttgttttccttcacATCAAAGTTGGGTTCTCACCCTTAGGTTAGGTGGCAGTGGCACGACGTTATGTGGCCCCAGATGACTGGAACCGTACGTAGTTTTAGCTCCATATATATAAGGCACTCTTCCCCACAGAAAATGAACCACTAAACCAGTCGACACAAACAGCTACACCAGCAGTAATCCTCAGCCCACGTTTTCTAGCCTCCTTCGGCTAGTTTTCCAGGCTAGCAAACAGCTAACCGATCTTAGAAACCAAGCTGCTCTATATATACCACCAACTTTTCTTCATGGGTTCTATTGAAAGGTGACTTTTTTCAGTCTAAATCTTCAGCAAATTACTTTCTTGGAGTTCCTTTTTGCACATTCTGATATGGGTCTTTCTTGGTTTGGGTTGTCTTGTGGGTTTGTTGCTCTGTTTCCCCTGTTATTTTGTAGCTCGGGATCAGAGGTCGTCACCATTGATGTTCAAGCTGCCAAGGATCTGCTCAAGTCTGGCTATGGTTATGTGGATGTCAGGTAAAGGGCTCTCTTTTCcggaaagaatatatatatatatatatatattctcaaaTTAATGAACTttatgagagactgagagttGTTTCGAACTTccaattgggtttctttttcattaaaaGGAAATATTAGTTGAGTTAATGTTGTTTGTGATAGGACGGTGGAGGAGTACAAGAAAGGGCATGTGGATGCAGAGAAGATTTTAAACATTCCTTACCTGTTCAATACACCTGAAGGTGGCTGTAACTTCTATTAGTTGATTAGCttcttcctttgttttttttttactaagtTTCAATTTCTGTGTTTACtttgaaattgatgaaatttcaTTGTGGTTTTGGCCTTCAGGGAGGGTAAAAAATCCCCAATTTTTGCAGGAGGTTTCATCTGCTTGCAACAAAGAGGACCTTCTTGTTGTGGTAAGCTAGTAGCTTTTGGAGCAAACTACATCAATTTCTTCTGGTGTCTGACTGTGAGATTATATATTTACAGGGTTGTCAAAGTGGGGTCAGATCTCTTTCTGCAACTACTGATCTTCTGACTGCTGTAAGTACACTTGTATTTCACCCAAATTTATAAGTTCTTGCACTTTTTAATGCCATGTTGAAGAAAgtaatcaaaattcaaaacagcCTATAAATATTTAGCTATGGTCATTTATGTTCTTTCCTTTTCCACAAATTTTTAGAAGCTTGTAAATGAAATGACAGGGTTTCAAGCATGCGAACAACATGGGAGGAGGCTATCATGCTTGGGTAGAGCATCATTTCCCTGTTACTAAGCCAGAAGATGCTGGCAAAAACAATCAAGAAGTTGACCAACGAAAGAAGGCAGAAGATGAGCTCTAATTTTTTACATAGCAATATCTTCTCTTCTATAGTTAAGAAAATCTGAACGGGAACTTAATAAATACGTCCAGGTGTAGCGAGAGTAATCatctacaaataaaacataatataaagCATCTCCCATGGAGGAAATCGGAGCTTTACCCCAAATATCAAAGTGCACAAGGTCAAAGGGAGCGGAAGTAGATGTTCTATGTATATAATAGTATATGCTTTGATTAGAAATCAAATTATGTACCTTGATGAACGTGTAAACTGAATTTATCATAAAGAAGGGGAATTATGTCAGGGGAATTATGTCATTGTTATGATTACTTAAATTTTACTCCTAGCCAACGGGGTCTAGTCCAGTAAAAAAGGGCCTTGACTTGCAGATTAGAGGTTTCAGGTTCGAACCTCCATGGcatcatagttgtgtgtgtatgtgagaaatCCTCCTTTcctataatttagactatcgtttATACTGAAATTTGTTTTAACCCTATTGCAAACGAGGTCTAGTCCGATCCGGTGCACTCAAGTCTCAACCCACTTAGGCACTTAGAACAGAATCAATAGAAAACAGTCCTAAAGACCTCTCAGTACAACAATATCAGCCTTATTTACATTAAATTGCACAAAGGCTATATGCAACATGAATTCAAACTCAACCAACCAACATTACCACATAGATcagaaaacaaatacaaagcagtttcagatttttttttaattaagtaaAAACTGATTATAAAGCACATCTTgcatcaaaattgaaattcatttCGCGTATATATTCCATCGATCACAATAGttgaactttaaaaaaaatttaaaaactactTATGGTTctaaataagcaatgccaaacgggTAATAGTTTCATTCATTATCCAACCACACTGCCTCTTTGACTTCAATTATAGGATTCATGACATCGCCTTCCATAACAATAAACAGACTGCTCAACCACCATGGTTGTTAACTAATTATGGTCCCAAATTTGTCATAACAAGTCtccttcatttattttatttatataaataaatgtgacatcttaatatatttatataaataaatgtgacatcttaatatatttatataaataaatgtgACATCTTAatcaatttatataaataaatgcgCTATACGAAACGGTCAGCATGAAAGACAGAGACACGTTCAAATTCCCAGAGATGCTGCTGGTCAAAAGACAACTGCAAAACATGCACATTGAGATGTCAGTTTGGTGGGACCGATTTTAGGGTCATCGTGCTGAAGGGGTCTGTGACTTTGTGACATCCATGCAtgtttcttaaatttttctgaTGGTACAGTCTCAGTTTTAGGCACAGAGAAGCCCTACAAACCCAGCAACCCAGCACCTACTTGGAGCCATTAATGGCCTACACTGAGCTAGCTCTACCTTAGAATCAACCATTGTAACCACTAGTCAAAAGGAAAATCAGAAGCAGAACTTGTCCCGGGCTTCTGTGTTTTTTGTATCAGAGAAATGGAGGAGAGGGAAGGAAGATCCTTGGCTGAAACCCCAACATGGACAGTTGCTTCTGTAATCACTTTCATGGttgtttttgggttctttttcaATGGATCTTTGGAACGGTTTGGAAAGGTACACATTACAATTAGCAGTTTCTtcaatttgatcttcaaatcTTCATTGTTTGATATTGTTTTGGTGTTTATTATCTTTCCTCTTATCTTATGCATCTTCTTTTGGTAGTGGTTGGATAAGACTAAAAGGAAGTCTCTATTTGCTGCTTTGGATAAGATCAAAGaaggtaattaattaagggattggGTTTCTGGAGATGTGTGTTTCTGCTtcatttgttcttttgttcagAGGATTTCATTTTTTCGTCTTTGATATTCTTCAAGCAGAGCTCATGCTTTTTGGGGTTATGTCATTGTTGATGGGTCACTGGATTTTTATTGTGGCCAAGATTTGTGTTAAATCATCGATCTTGAGCAGCAAATTCTTTCCATGTGCATTGGAGAGTGACTTACATCCAGTTGAACACGTACTCGTTTCAAgttcaaattatttgaataAGTCGGTTTCGAAGATGCAGGTGAAGGCTGGTTCTCATGACTTTTGTCCTGAGGTTAGTTTTGCTTGCTCATGTTTAGAGATCAGATGTTAGCTATTATTGATGCATATGCCAATAATAAAACTTGATTGTCTAATACAAATTTCCGTTCCTTTGGAAATTTTGATGATAGAAGTATGATTCTGTCACATATGACAACAATCGCTTGTTAGTCTGTGTGATTAACAAAGACTATATGTTAATCAGGGTCATGAATCCTTTGCTTCTAAAGAAAGTCTCGAACAGCTTCATCGTTTGATTTTTGTGCTTGGTGTCACTCATGTTTCTTACAGCTTTGTTGCAATTGTCCTGGCCATGATCAAGgtaaatatattttgtcaCCAATCGAAGTTCTCTAATGCTCTGTGGTGTCCAATGTACAAAAAACTAAGTTCCTGTTCTAACTTCAAGCAGATTTATAGCTGGAGAGTGTGGGAAAATGAAGCCAAAGCTTTGGCAATTCACGCCTTACAAGGTGCAAAATTGTTGGTATGAGTCACTCATGAGTGACTTTAGATGCCTTAGAAGTTGTAGATGTCATGCATGCCttatcatttttaaattttctgtaTCCAGATACCCCACTAGCTAAACCAAGTATTCAGAGAATAAGGAGATTGTCTACTTTCATTTTCCATCATGCATCCCATCCATGGAGCCAGCACAGAGCTCTTGTTTGGCTGGTATTCTcacttcctttttattttattttattttatttggccATAATTGTATGCTCGAAATCTAAATTATGTACTTCCAGTATTTCTTAAACAGATTCCAGCATAATTTAGTCACATCTGATTCAGAGCAATAAGCCAATGTAGAACTTGAACTTCTTCTGGTTAGAGACCtgctaaaataaattttgtgcttcttcttgtATTGATTTATGAGGAGAACTAAAGTTacagaaagaaagggaagatAAGAGGGCCAGAGGTTGCATATTGGATGCTATCTATGCTACAATATTGCTGAAATGAAAACTACCCAGCCCTTCATTTAGACTTAAGACATTCAAATCAATTGATGTCATTCTGTTCAGCTTCTTACAAAATTTGCTGGCCCTATGTTTGCTGCACTTTCTTAGCACTTTTATCTCTCAGAGTTGCTTTATCTGCTGTAATGGTTTTATTTACCGTCAACTTTGTTCACCCCAATTTGCAGCTTTGTTTCACCCGCCAGTTCTGGAGTTCTATAAACCGGTCTGATTACATGGCCTTGCGATTTGGCTTCATCACTGTATGTTTCTTCTAgtacctcttttttttttttttttttctctttgtacGTTTTAACTTTTCAAGGAGATCTGAGAtctactatttatttttctttccggAGTCCGATTATAGTAGAAAAGTTGGCTTTACTGTGACATCTGGATTCTAAGTTTTGTATGATTAGATATGTTCGCAAAAAGTAAGTCATATTAGGTTCTTATTTGTTTCCATCTTATTTAGTCATTCACAGTGCAAAAGAATGTGGCAGTAAAGATCATGGGACTAGCTTTGCATTGCTGACTCTGCTGTGTTTCCCCTCCTTAATGTAGACTCATCAACTTCCTTTGTCATATGATTTCCACAATTATATGATTCGGAGCATGGAGGAAGAATTTCGAGATATTGTTGGCATCAGGTATTACGTTACGTGTAATAAGTTGATTTCTATGATGAACCTCTCTAGTTTATTCCTGTCATTAGAGGCTTTAGTGAACTTTTGGATTGCTTTTACATTATTAACATTGTTATATTATTTGGGATGCTTTTGCAGTGTACCTCTCTGGATATACACCATATGTTGCACTATTCTAGACTTTCATGGTAATTTTCTGTTAGtgccaaaattttaattttatgcagTGAAAATTCCTGGAAAAGTTAATCTTACAGCATCAATTGTTGTTTCTACCATTCAGGAAGCCACATTTACTTTTGGCTTTCCTTCCTTCCAGCCATAGTAAGCCATCCATGTTCTCCATCTCCTTGAGCTTCTCCAAGTTCATCATCTTTCGAAGTCACACTCACACtacataattaaattatttcttgaCTTGCACATCAGTTGATCCTGCTTATCGGGACGAAACTGCATCGAGTGGTGGTAAATTTGGCTGTTGAAATCACGGAAGAAAGTCCATATATGGAAAATCAACAGTTTAAGCTAAGAGATGAGCTCTTTTGGTTTAAGAAGCCCTGGCTTCTTTTACGTTTAATACAACTAATATCCTTCCAGGTGAGAATCACTAACACTAACACTAACAATCCATTTTGTACTTTAAATTCTGATTTTCAACTGTCCTTATCTTTTACTGGCATTTGTTTTTCAGAATGCCCTTGAGATGGCAACTTTTATCTGGTCTCTGGTATGGACCTCATGACTTGTTCAGAAAGAAATCGATGCCTGCATAAAAGATTAGCTACCTCATTTTGTAAATAGGCAACTTTTGTTATGATGCTTGtttcaacttttttgttttcagtgGGAAATTAAGGAACCTTCATGCTTCATGGACAACAATACTTTCCTTGTGATTCGCTTGACATTTGGGTATTTACCGTACATTGTTGGCTTATTCTCTAGCAACTTAAGTTTGTCGGGTCTATTGGCTATCTAACATTCACGTCAAGAATGCGATTCAAAGATATAAAATCTGatgactttatttttattttttatatcatTGCAGGGTTGTCACCCAATTCTGGTGTAGCTTCATTACATTTCCACTCTATGTCATCATCACACAGGTCTGGCTTCttaattttcatctctctttaaTCCCTTTCTTTGTCTCTAATTGTTTTCTGTGGCTGCAGATGGGAGCGAGGTTCAAGAAATCTGTAGTTTCCGAAAATGTGAGAAACTCACTATCTGTATGGAAAAGGAGAGTGAAGGCCAAACAAAGCACTTCATCTAGTACTGCTGCACTCTTGAGAACCTCAACATCCTCAGATTCTATAGTGGATGAAATGCACAAAATCGATAGCTTTTCGTCAAACTCTTCGGAGAGAAGCTCcttcaagaaacaaaatacatCTTTCCGGCATCTGCAGGGCAATGTGATGCAGGGTGAAGATGAGAAGTTCGAATTTCCGCTGTGTGTTGGTCCAGTTTATGACAGTTACAGTGATGACAAGAAGGTTGATTACCATAGTGACGATCATGATAGTAGTGATGTAAAAGATGAATTGTGTCTCCTTCCTTCATAAGCTTTTCTTGGAGCATATATCACTAGAGACTAGATTGTATACACTTTTGAGCTTAGTTATCTTCATTTAAGGACTATTTTATATGATACATATGGTTAGTAAGTTTAGAAGATTAGAAGATGTTCTTTTAAGTAAGATTAGAAGATGTCGAATACCAAATGCATAAGCATACCCATAATTAAAGGTCTCGATGCAATTAGTAGTGAATCATTCACTTTTAATTTGTAGCTTATTGTGGTACTTTTCACATGTGAGTTTATGCCTACCCATACTCAGATCCATGGCTTGTATACAACCCCGACATGTACCTACTCCACTATACTTTACTAATAATTTATCCCTAGATTGATTTGGCTAGTGACCCTTGCTTCATATTATAACCAAAGAATTTTATAGCTCCTCTGCCGTACATTAACTTTAATTTGTGCAAAATTCATTGATTCACTCTTTCATCGAGTACAAAGTTTTAGAATGAGCCTCGTAAtaacatgtatttttttttaatataagagATATTGAGAAAGGAGGGATTTAACTTAGAAACTCGAATTCGGGGGTAAGTGCCTTCAAGGGCTTAGTAACATATCCCGTCTCTGTCTCGACCAAAACAATattagttataaaaaataaaaaaataaaaactttgtaATTttcgaaaaaataaaaaataaaaagagtgcTGGGTGTCTGCAGACAACTGTTGGGTGTTAATAGAACCCCACCCCTCTTGCAACATTAGCCTGGCTTGTATTTTGATAGGTCCAACAAAATACACGATTGGACATAAATGGGCTTGGGCTCTATCATAGGCCTTTCGGGCTAGACCAAGGTTTGAGACCTGACGTGGCAGAAACTCATTGGTTCAGTTTTTGGTACAGCTTTTACTCGGTAATCCTGGCGGCACCTGATAACCACAAATCCAACTTATAATTAGCACACAGCAGCAGCCTCCTCTGCAAGTAAAGTACACCtcagtttttatatttttctttttcctcacGAAGCATATCAATCTCTCCCGATCTTTCTTGTCTCTTCGCAATCTTCAGCTATGGTGCTCGAGGTAAATATCCAAACGCTAATTGCACATAAACTTCCTCGCTTTCCTTACTGAAATTCCCCAAAATCTTCGTCCATCTCGCAAATTAGGGTTTAAATTTCCGTTAGCTTTTTTTCGTGCAAtggttcatttttgtttttctccccAGGCGAC
Proteins encoded in this region:
- the LOC18769909 gene encoding receptor homology region, transmembrane domain- and RING domain-containing protein 1, whose amino-acid sequence is MRQAFLGLCLLVFAHLVQLTSAIVVLKPFAREFSDLPAKFAIAVNSSGICGALLISDPLDACSSLRNGLRPNETDKTRFALIVRGECAFKDKVQNAQNAGFRGAIVYDDRDKGKLVYMMIESANVTIHAVFVSKASGEVLKEHALGEEGECCIFPFQNETAWTVLAISFISFLVILGILIIAIFGPRHWLYSQGRNQLPKSVDTKIVEALPCFTFSSTGLGECHSEETCAICLENYKDEEILKVLPCQHEFHSSCVDSWLTKWGTFCPVCKHDMRTKIVNPEIKRRTWLYSLNVTFFSLNLQQITFLEFLFAHSDMGLSWFGLSCGFVALFPLLFCSSGSEVVTIDVQAAKDLLKSGYGYVDVRTVEEYKKGHVDAEKILNIPYLFNTPEGRVKNPQFLQEVSSACNKEDLLVVGCQSGVRSLSATTDLLTAGFKHANNMGGGYHAWVEHHFPVTKPEDAGKNNQEVDQRKKAEDEL
- the LOC18769674 gene encoding MLO-like protein 4, which translates into the protein MEEREGRSLAETPTWTVASVITFMVVFGFFFNGSLERFGKWLDKTKRKSLFAALDKIKEELMLFGVMSLLMGHWIFIVAKICVKSSILSSKFFPCALESDLHPVEHVLVSSSNYLNKSVSKMQVKAGSHDFCPEGHESFASKESLEQLHRLIFVLGVTHVSYSFVAIVLAMIKIYSWRVWENEAKALAIHALQDTPLAKPSIQRIRRLSTFIFHHASHPWSQHRALVWLLCFTRQFWSSINRSDYMALRFGFITTHQLPLSYDFHNYMIRSMEEEFRDIVGISVPLWIYTICCTILDFHGSHIYFWLSFLPAILILLIGTKLHRVVVNLAVEITEESPYMENQQFKLRDELFWFKKPWLLLRLIQLISFQNALEMATFIWSLWEIKEPSCFMDNNTFLVIRLTFGVVTQFWCSFITFPLYVIITQMGARFKKSVVSENVRNSLSVWKRRVKAKQSTSSSTAALLRTSTSSDSIVDEMHKIDSFSSNSSERSSFKKQNTSFRHLQGNVMQGEDEKFEFPLCVGPVYDSYSDDKKVDYHSDDHDSSDVKDELCLLPS